In Tissierellales bacterium, the genomic window TACAAGGGCTTATATCGAGCGGTATAAAAAGAAAAATGAGCTAATAAATATCAATGTTTGCGGTAGAGAAATTAGTTCTTATATTGTTACAATCAAGGAAGATGGTAATACAGTGATTTATTCAACTCCACTTAAGTCATCGACTTTAGTCAAGCGTATGAATTCAGTGGTAGATGGGGAATGGATGTAATTTTAGTGGTGGAATATTAAAAGAGAGAATAGAGGTGCAGTATACATGTCGAATGAAAGAAATTATGGGGCAAATCAGATTCAGGTTTTAGAGGGATTGGAGCCTGTAAGAGTTAGACCGGGT contains:
- a CDS encoding DUF370 domain-containing protein — its product is MYLHIGNGHIVLRREVLAILDKKTSMASCDTRAYIERYKKKNELININVCGREISSYIVTIKEDGNTVIYSTPLKSSTLVKRMNSVVDGEWM